The Perca flavescens isolate YP-PL-M2 chromosome 8, PFLA_1.0, whole genome shotgun sequence DNA window ACATAgcagtaatttattatttagcgtaaggcatcacattttcacggcatgatccctgatgtcagttctagattagaggctgaagtagcctacaagaacctgctaacgagagacttctgtaatatcaatacaataaaaatggacatACATAACAAAATtcgttcactgctggctacaagttagcaatcaaacacaacaaaggctgtcacttagcaatcaaacaatcatagatagctaaaacgtttgcCGGATCCGGATCCCTTGGCGTTATGCCGttaaccgtttaaatctgagcatgcgcaactcacatctgcactcgactcacatcgggtagtgacagcaGCAACccattgatgccgctgtcgctgttacgtcacccagatcgttagtctgattggttgaaggactatccaattgcgtactccccagactaatgttcaatcttaaaagattgagcttggtctgatgatagccagactaggtgAGAGAGGTAAAGTCAGTGAATCACCAAGGTCAGTAGGAGTCATCCTGtagggaccatgaatgtctgtacaaacgTTTAAGGCAACCATCCAATAGGcctagttgttgagatatttcagtctggaccaaagtggttgACCGACGAATGCCATGCCTGGAGTCATGCTGCTAGTGTGGCTAAAAACTAATCTAAACTAAGTGAGAAATCTTCTGACTTAAATCTCTAAGACTCATTTATAACTTGAAGTAGGAAATCATGCTCACAATACTCATTGTGAAACATAATCTATCTGGGCAAAGTCCTTGAAGAAGCAAAGTGATCTCACCAAGTGAGGAACAGATCAATGGGGCCAAGGCTGACACACAACAGCACATTTTAATTCCTCTGAATACATCTCAGCAGCAGGCCACCAGCAGCTGATTGAATGGGACAGAACTCAGTCTGTCAACGTGTAACATTGACATTTCCAGAGAGCTCTACATGAAACCACagcttgccattttcaggaagCCGACAAGGCTGTCATTGTGAGTCGGTCGAGTTTCTACTGACCCCCAGGCTTTTACTGACCCCTGTCTCAATGAGAAGTCCATCATCCTCAGTCTGTCCATGAGTAGCTTTAGGGGCAGCAATGCTACAGTTCGGCAGGTCTGAAGATATACAttgtatttcacattttattacAATCAACAGAGTACAATCAACTTGTGTCTGCTGCTATTGTTATTGTCAGGTAAATTCTCTTttaaacacagacaaaaaataTACCTGATCAATACTTAACAATACCATGATACAGCAATGGCAGTCAGTGAATTAGTACATCTAATTGAGAGATAGAGTCTGCTACAGGAGAAGCTATGCATGACATAAGCTACTGAAAGCAACAAGAAACCAGCAAACTTAGTGACAGACAGGAAGGAAGGAGTCAGGAAAGAGCACAAAGTTGCTCCAAATTTAACAAGTCACTATTAAATATAGCGGTCATATCTATTCAAACAAAGCTTATATAGATATTATAGTCTAATTTGACATATTCTTGGCATCCATAACAATCATATTGTTCAAACCAAACCGGTTGATCAACATTTGACTCTTGTCTTGGGCAAGTCAGTCGTAGTCTAAACTGTACAAATCAGCAGTAGCCTGCCTGACTGCAAGAAGCAAGACAGAACAGGAATGTAGAACTATCTTCTTTGGTCGTGCCACTCCCTCGTCTATCTGCAGAGGTGGAAATGCTGATCATGCAAGGTGTTGCAAAGCTGCTGTGATAATGTGAAGTGAGGATGGCTGGAGGCCCTGTGgacacatttgcaaatgtatcACTCAAAAACCACATTGTGCGCTGGACTTTGACATGTTAATTTAGGCAATAACAGGGCAACCTTCAAATAGATATCCTCAGTTGTGGAAAAgaaacaagtacatttactcaagtattgtactTAGGTtgaattttgaggtacttgtactttacttgagtatttccattttaggCTACTTTATATTAGAGCTcagcgatatggagaaaatcaaacatcccaatattttggaccaaatacctcgatatcgatattgtggcgacaTTGTatggttgacaattggtgctttcacaaaatatgcacacaatgagatttttgataaataatcatcagttatgttgaaataataactatgtgggtaaaggcaaataacagaacagctagaacagtctctgtgtgttcagaaaattacatcaccctactgtaatgcagcctttaaaaccaggaaaagacaccacttgtgtcatatcaggatattacgatatccaaaatttaagacgatatctagccgatataatatcgatatattgcccagccctactttgtaCTTCTACCCcaaaacatttcagagggaGATATTGCACTTTAATCTCCTGTACATTTATCTGACCGCTAGAGTTACTTGTTACATTTTAGATtagcatttatatatatatatatatataaaaatcagtCACAGGGccatttacttttttacttttgatactttgagTGTATTTTGCTATTAATACTTCtgtgcttttacttaagtattatGAATGCAagactttaacttgtaataagtattgttacatgaatgtattGTTCCTTGTactaaagtaaaggatctgaatacttcttccaccactggatatCCTGTAATAACGTATCAATGAGTATCAGGTCTGTGTTATTGACTGTGTGCTCCTGCATCCCTCTTCTATGTGCAGCAGGGGGGCCTGGGTAATCTGCCCCACATCTTGAGCCCTTTAGCCTCAGGATGCTCTGTGACTGCTTTGATGCTGCTGCCCTGTTATCGTCACCATTGCAGCAGCAGGGTGGCAGGGCCAagtgcagagagaaagaaacaatgatTTCTGTCCATGGCCCCTGAGCTTTTATCTGACTGGTAGACAAACCAACTCACAGAGTGGTGAGAAATGTACACTAAGAGAAAGAGTGCATGCCAACAGTTCGCCCAGCTGATTCTGACAGCCTGCAGATGTTCTTGAGGAACCTCAGAGGAGGAAATCACCTCTGCCTCCAGGACAACAGCTGGACTCTGGTGCAGCAGCATTGCTCACTGAAACAACTGTCTGCAGGatataaaacaggaagtgtgaGTCTAGTGGTAGGGCCTGCAGCACAAGCAGTCATTGTATCACTTTAATGGCCGTCAGTTTTGCCTGTGAGGCTTGGTAAAGGCACAAAGCAAATGACAGGGTATACATGTGAAATAGCATCCTGTTtgtcataaataaatacaaaacctAACCCTGAAAAACAAGGCTGTCTTCAGAGTAACAGgaagacaaaataaattgtcAGTCAGGGGAAAATCCCCCTTAATTGGGCACCCAGGCATTACAGTTAACTTTCCATTTTACTTCTATCCAAAGTTCAAACAACATAATGAAGGTCTTGACACTTACATCCGTGGCACTATTGGCAATTAATGATATTACGAAGTTAACAcgtcagaaaaacacacaccatGTAAGGCAAAGCTGCCATGCCTGAGTAGTGGACAGACACTTCCTTGCTGTGGTGCAATGCACACCATGCAGTGCAATGCTGCTCTGCTGATGCAGCCATGCATACACATTACAGGTTAGCAGCTTTGCTGTGGTTTCATGAGCTTgtttcaccagctttattctTCTTGACAGTTTTGTCACACTCTAAAAGAAGACCTGACTATGGAAGAAGCTCTTCCATAGTCAGGTCTTCTTCAGCACCTGACTGGCTACTGGCTTCAGTCTTTTCCAGAAACTTGCTGCCTCAGCCGGAGGGGCATGACCCTGAAGCAGACCCAAGAGGTCCTTAGTCCCTCAGTTCTGACAAATGCTGGTTCCATTgaactttttgttttctgtttggcACTTGCTTTTGGTGCAGTGGTTGCTTGTCCAAATTTTTGGATTAATCGTTTCCTGAAAATGACAGACTAAATGACAAAAAGCAATAGCAAACTGAGAGGCATTACCATTGAATATTAACCTCTTTGCAAGTCACACATTCCTGCAAGTGCAGGCAGTTTTACAAAGTCAGTAATAGtttcaaaaaaatgtcaaaaatcgCAGGCTCTATGATAGTTCTGATGTAGGCTACCATAGTCATCAATGATCATTATAAACACTACCATTATCTACCATGTTGTGACAGGCAATTTGGAGAGCTGCATGATGTGCAGCGGCACACGATGTGAAGTGGCAGAAGTTTGAAGGGGGAGGATGTTAATAAGGAAATCATATATTTATTAATcctatttttgttttactgtaaagcactttgaaatgCACCTATATAAAACGAAGTATATATAAACGCTTGATTATGTAGCCTATCTGTCACAGGCTCCAAAGACCAGTGCTTTCTTATCAACTTTATCAGAGCTGTCAGTCAGCGCGAAGTGTAAGCGCTGACAGGCCCACAGCTTAGCTCTATTTTGGAAAGGTATCAGGCTACCACAACAAAACAGCGTTACTGCATCAACAAGCTACGGCTCCATTACAAGATAAAACTAACCTGTTTGCAGGCAAAAACCAATAAGCTTGAGGCAATAACAGGTGATTCGGTTACTGCCCAAAGTCCGTTTTTATTTGAGCAACGGCAGACAAATTGCCATTCACGAAATATATAACCGACAGTTGATGTGGACGCGCAAAACACAAGTCCTGGTGAGGTGATATCTGCCTAAGGTGACCCAAAACTTCAGCACTCCAAACGTACCTCAATAAAACCAGCCAAGACTTTTGTTGCTGCGTCTTCTCATGTTAACATCATTTTGAAAAGTCGCCTTATATGATGAAAAATGAACTTTCCTACAAACTTCTCAGCAGCCTCGACGGTCCTCCTATTGGAAAATAGTAAAAtgattgagaaaaaaaacacgataAATCCGGATAAAAATTGCAGCGATTAAATAAGCGCGATTCAGACTACTTCAGACTGACCCACTCCTTTTCCCCGTCAGAACATTCAAGTTTTTTGCCCCACCTTGATTTTGCAGTGCACATGCGCGTTAATGAGAAACTATTCGGGCTAAAAATGGATCATTGAATTAATTTCAGTCAAGTTGGTGAAGAATGTGATCAATGATTACAAAAAGTCCACAGAGTTAGAGCAACGGTGGAAGTGTTTTATTGTTTCAATCTGCGGACATGACACAAGAGGACTGCACAGTATTTTGAACGTCGACTTCGCTCCCAAAAGCAAACAGTTGTCCTGATAAAACCTCCCACTGGTTAGAAGAAGAAGCATAACCTGCGtttaaacaattattattttaaaacaggTGCTTTCCTGACAAAGGCCAGACCACCTCATGGTTTCTGACGCTTCACATTTCGTAGAGAAATAACACTAGTGTTTGTAGAAATAGTACATAAAGCTGCCATTACAACAGAACAAGGAAGAGCCACCCAAAGTGTGGTTTAATGCCCCCCTGGCggccaaagaaaaaaacaactcctTACATTCAGTAACGCTGGTGGAGGTTTTCAAGCCAGACTTGTCTCAACAGACGTGACACAACACATCAGGCCGGAGGAATGTTGGAGAAAGGACAAACCCTTCGTGCATGAAACTAATTTTCACTGAATCGGTTTGTGAACCCTGTGCAGATAATGTGCACTGCGGAAAAAACAACTTATTTTTAATCCTCCTGAGATGTTAACAAGTTAATGCGTGGACACAATACCACACCATAAACCATATCCCAAATTACATAATTTGTAACTTCTGAAACAGCTTCACTTTAGCCTTTTCTAGACTACGCTGACCTCAATGATGCAAGATTTAAGTACATGTTGGTGTACAAAATGTGCATGTCCAGTAAAGCATCTGTCCTGgacacatttcaaaatgaagGTGATCTTGTTAAATAATAAGCAAAGGGGTTGACTTctgttgtcaaaaaaaaaaaaaaaaatctaggaGTAGAGATGCCTACAACCCCATCTGTCAAGGCCTCAAGAAGCAGCTCAAAACAAGCAGTTCTTCTTTAATTACTCAAGAGGTTACATCTTGATCAAATCCCAAATATACAGAGCATTTCTACTTTAGAAAAAGGCTGCTGGTTTTGTCAACCAACAcaactttgttaaaaaaaaaagtaaactgtAGACAGTCTGACCTGCAAGGGTTTTGAAACGTAAAGGACCATACCATCATTTACAATCACTTCCATTTAACTAACCATCTAAAAACCatgctactgttttttttttagaaatgttgaTGCAATTTGTCTTTCAGGCATCTATTAGCTTCTATTCATTTCAATATAACATGGAAATCTACTAGGATACTCTTAGTCCATCACAGACAATGTCAAGTATGCATTCATTTTTGTTAGTGTAATGCAgtgcacatttttaaaatatgcGATTATCTACAttaccacacaaaaaaaatgtaactactgCAGACTTTATGTTTACTGCGATGGATTAGCAACATAACAGAGCTTTAAGAGTctaatttattttatactgtaataaTTGGAAACCAATAGAAAAAtatatcagattttttttaacagtagtcTGAATTAAAAGAAAGGTCAGAACATGTTAATACACATGATTTGCAAGGAACTGAAACATGCAAACACTCTGGTATGGTCCTTTAACACATACAACAGAGAGCCAAAGTTAGCCAAAGTGAAACTGCAACTTCTTTCTGGGTTCTATTCCCAGAAAATGTCATTCAAAATCTCATTGACATGTGTTACTACTCTATAGTCATAACTAAAAATCTAGCTTTCAAACGGTCTTTCTCAACAGTATGTTGTGTGGCTCGCTTCAAGAGTTTAGACAAAGCcagtagttttttatttttattattcaatatttgtttttagtGGCCTTTACGCACGTTTTATGGATATGGACAAAACCAAGTTACAATGACCGAAGTACCCGCACTTGTAGTTCGTTCATGGGAGCAGTAGATTTTTTGATGCTCACATAGTAAGCGTTTAACTTTGTTATTGTAACAACTGCTTATAACAACTGCAGTAGTGGATGGCAAATTGTATTGACGCGACcgataaaataaatgttgaatgCATTGACCGAAGCTAGTGGAACAGAGGCTAGCCCGGGCATGACGTCATGACTTTGGCTCCCCATTGTGACAAAATTTTAGCAACGGGTTTTCATTAAAAGTCAAGATTGCTAGAGGTTTTGCATGCTGTGTCATCTTATCAAATGGAATATAAATGGATTTTCTATCCTAATAAAACATAAGACAACAGTAACAGAGTGCTGAAGAGTATGGCAGGCTATAAACCAAGCCATTAGCAATGGTAACACCAATGCAATTTGGATTTATGTTGTCTCATCCAGATTATAGTAATAACAATACATTTGCATGTATCGTATGGTGGATCTCCATTTCATTCAACCGATGGCTTTGAAATGAGGCTAGATTACAGAGACATTaataaatgtttccattttAAATCAGATATTGTCTTATTCAATCTAAAACTACTGAAGACTATGTGGTATTATGTTTGATACTGTATTTTTCTGAAAAATCTATCTTCCaaatatattgtaatatcaTGTAAATACAATGGTATCTACATAACTGCTGAATGCTCTGATGGTCAACACATTTACTTTTTCAATAAAACTCTTTCCTATCCCACCCACATGCACTTAGTCCTGGTTGAACTAATGTACCAAACAGTGGTCCCATTCACATGTTGATGAGTTAGAAACTTGATGGATGAACTCTGGAATACAAGGTGCCGAAACCCAAATGGGCATGGAGGGCTGTTGACCATTAGTTCCATTATGGAGAGTGCAAGGGGATGACAAATTTGCAGCCAAAAGGAGAAATGTACTTGATTCCCACTTCCTGGAACACCTGGCGAGGAATACCTATGTCACACAGGTAAACCCTGCCAGCTCCCTCAGCCAGGGGAAGGGggaggcaaagagagagagaccactTGGCCTCTACAGCCTGCCCCTGTCCCCTACCAGGAGGGTCTAAGCTGAGTACTGGCGCTCGGTTCTGGTTAGCCCAGTCTGCAGCTGTTCGGTACCAAGGCTGATCCAACAGGAATGTGTTCTCGTGGCAGTCCAGGCAGTTTATGATTAAGTCTACTGGGGTGTCTGGAAGGTCTGTGGATTCAGACagaaaaattgaaaaatatgACCTCACCTagaatgcaaaatgtaaaaaaaaaacagagtaaaTTATAAAAGTAGAAAAATATGCCCACCTTTCATGCTTGACACCTGTTTGCCACTAGTCTTGTTGAAGAGTGTGAGCTCGCTGGTGACTGAGTCGAGCATCTTGACAAAGTTTGGCAGAAATAAGATGACCTCCACTTCATGATTGGCCAGGTGACGACCACAGCTGATGCCCTGAGCACCCTGAACATGAGGGCCACACAGCAGAGCCACTGTGGGACGCTGGTGTAAATTTTTTGGAGTGAATCtggaagaaaaatataaaataaactaaagtTGCTTTTCTGAGATTTTGCTATCTCCAAACACTGAATGCCAGTAAATTCATATTTggtataaaatacaataagCTGCACTAGTATGGAGCCCtgatgtgtcttttttttttttttttttttttttaaatcatgctaCTTTTCTGATCACTTAATAATGGCTTATTTTTTCAATATTGAACATTTGGGGTGTTGAATTAAAACACTACTATATTTAGAATTTTGTTACAGCTGATAATGTACCTTGCTAACAACACATAGCCAATGTAAACAGGGAGTAACTAATTTCTATGAACATTAAACCTATACTGTCCGGATAGATTCTTGGTCTGTCACGTAGCTAAGGCTGCTCTCATCTGTGCTTATAAACCATCACTACATGCTTACCTGTTGGGCCCTCCCAGCAATGTAAGTGCCATCTGACTTGCACACACTCCAGTCATTTCAAGCCTTCGCTCCAGTGAGAGACCATGACGCTCAGCGACTGACAACAGACGCTGGTGTAGTTCATAGGATATACTGGGTACAACGAGCCCAGAGTCtgtatggaaaaaaacaacacaagtaTATTTAACAGTACACTTCTGATAATGTGCCCTCAGTACCATTTGTTTCATTACTATGTGAAACAACTTACCAGTGCAGTACTCTTTGGCCCCGGTCTGTGGTACAGTAATCTGTCTGTACACAATAGGTTTGGCCTCCAGGATGTTTTCATCATGACGGTACCGTGAAGGGGTCTGCTCTTGGGGCGTCCCACGCGACCTTGCACCATTGCGGCGCTCAGATATGTTGATTTCTGAGAAAACTGCTGCTTTGTCAAAAAGAGCCAAGTTTCCTTCAAAATCAAAGTCTGTATCCAGCCCGTCGTCCATGCCATCCCCAAAACACTCGTCGTCTCTGTGCTTCATCTGACCATTTTTCACCCCATTCTTTTTCGGTGTCGCTTGGTTTGCCCCTCGGCTACTAGATGACCCTGATGGGGATGATATACAGTAAATCTCAACACAATCAGCAATATCCAAGGAAGGTTAAATTCAAGGGCAACTGGACTTGGTTATAgtagtataaatatatatgtgtgtactaAATTGCACTTACAGGAGTTGTGTCTTTGACGAAATCCTTTTGGCTGGCCAGGTATGTCCAGGTGACGTTCTCCATAGCTTTTGGAGCAGTGCTGAGGAGAGTTGAGTTTCTCCACAGGCCTGGGGTCACCCTTTGGAACTGCAACTGGAACACTGCTTACCTTCGTAGAAGAGCTATTCCTAGCATGGCCTTTTCTGATATCTAAAATCTTTAGTTCCTTTATGTCAATGGCACTGCAGAAATCAGAGAAAAAGTAAATTACTGTATTTAGTAACAGGAAGAAACAGTGGTTGTCTATCAGCCCAATCTGTGAAAAACATCCGAGGAGCATACAACTTGTGGCTGAGCTTTACCTGAATGTGACCTCGGGAACAGGGCACTTGACTCCATTATGGAAAGGTTGTTTTAAGGAGATGGTTTGGCTGGACTGGTCCACAGACACCACCTCTCCTTGATAGACTCCCAGTGTTGGTCCACAGTTAATTGACACCAAACTACCCAGCCAATCCGCTGCCATGACTGCACGATATTGAAAAAACAGAAGTTTTAATTTCACGTCACTTGTCAGAGAagctttgtaataaaaaaaataaaaataaaaaaagtatgttAAATTAATAATCTATCAGTACTTATGTCGGTAGGACATCAGAATGTTACCGAATACGCTATGCTAACTGACTAGCTTAGCGTCGGCCTGTTATTTAGCATTAACGTTGGCTAAGTTTCTATCTCGTGTATATTGCAAGACGCAAAAGCTGTATTTGATTAAAGGCGTGGTGTTAAAGTGTTGTACCTTTTCGGAGTTGATGCGAAGCACTCTTTTCAATAACACAAATTAATTAGGTGCCGAAAGGGAAATTGTAGTATATTTAGACTGCTAGCTTTTAGCTTATTGAATAGTCGAAA harbors:
- the edc3 gene encoding enhancer of mRNA-decapping protein 3 is translated as MAADWLGSLVSINCGPTLGVYQGEVVSVDQSSQTISLKQPFHNGVKCPVPEVTFSAIDIKELKILDIRKGHARNSSSTKVSSVPVAVPKGDPRPVEKLNSPQHCSKSYGERHLDIPGQPKGFRQRHNSWSSSSRGANQATPKKNGVKNGQMKHRDDECFGDGMDDGLDTDFDFEGNLALFDKAAVFSEINISERRNGARSRGTPQEQTPSRYRHDENILEAKPIVYRQITVPQTGAKEYCTDSGLVVPSISYELHQRLLSVAERHGLSLERRLEMTGVCASQMALTLLGGPNRFTPKNLHQRPTVALLCGPHVQGAQGISCGRHLANHEVEVILFLPNFVKMLDSVTSELTLFNKTSGKQVSSMKDLPDTPVDLIINCLDCHENTFLLDQPWYRTAADWANQNRAPVLSLDPPGRGQGQAVEAKWSLSLCLPLPLAEGAGRVYLCDIGIPRQVFQEVGIKYISPFGCKFVIPLHSP